A portion of the Bacteroides faecium genome contains these proteins:
- a CDS encoding RagB/SusD family nutrient uptake outer membrane protein: MKYLYIKIAVVLSAVVALSSCDSFLDETPDNRLRLNSYETIAELVTNAYPEGSGVFMEWMSDNVGADPKNIQRSEMTQAYNWQDVEQEGQDTPSFYWSGNYKAIAHANQALEALEEVKENNPGYKDAIRGEALACRAFAHFMLVSTFAKSYDPATAASDKGIVIMTKPEENLLATYERSSVQEVYDFVEKDLLEAIELISDQYYKNSGKYHFNRAALMAFASRFFLFKKDYEKVEKYATELLGNDYNPQMIRDYTQVYTGTTSEMMGRKFTAATLPSNLLLIRKDVLYGYKGYAGYRFNQDVYNSLVLSQRDLRFSVSYSYGGTSSFLPKFQRDLIRKTSLTSSSGYPYVIEVAFRGEEVFFNRLEAWAMMGTTKLSQFESQFSRYLKAVYAGTVDYPILYQNYQRFYPGVPANELRLKMVLDEKRREFVEEGLRWFDICRHKLSVTHTDIAGGTRILQPDDSRKVIQIPESAIIYGDLQPNERKNISEPEAHLVIRN, from the coding sequence ATGAAGTATTTATATATAAAAATAGCGGTCGTACTATCTGCTGTGGTGGCTCTTTCTTCGTGTGACTCCTTTCTGGATGAAACTCCCGATAACCGATTGCGCCTGAACAGCTACGAGACAATAGCGGAACTCGTTACCAATGCTTATCCCGAAGGAAGCGGCGTTTTCATGGAATGGATGAGCGACAATGTAGGGGCCGACCCTAAAAACATACAGCGTTCTGAAATGACACAGGCATACAACTGGCAGGACGTAGAACAGGAAGGGCAGGATACTCCTTCGTTCTACTGGAGCGGCAACTATAAAGCGATAGCACATGCCAATCAAGCCCTGGAGGCTTTGGAAGAAGTGAAAGAAAACAATCCCGGCTATAAGGACGCAATCCGTGGGGAAGCTTTGGCCTGCCGTGCTTTCGCGCATTTTATGCTGGTCAGTACCTTTGCAAAGAGTTACGACCCTGCAACAGCCGCGTCTGACAAAGGGATTGTCATAATGACGAAACCGGAAGAAAACCTGCTGGCTACCTACGAACGCAGTTCCGTACAGGAAGTTTACGACTTTGTAGAAAAAGACCTGCTCGAAGCCATCGAACTCATATCCGACCAGTATTATAAGAACTCCGGAAAGTACCACTTTAACCGTGCGGCATTGATGGCTTTCGCTTCGCGTTTTTTCCTTTTCAAGAAAGACTATGAAAAGGTCGAAAAGTACGCGACCGAACTTTTGGGTAACGACTATAATCCGCAGATGATACGTGATTACACGCAAGTCTATACCGGCACAACTTCCGAAATGATGGGACGAAAGTTTACGGCAGCTACTTTGCCGTCCAATTTGTTACTGATTCGTAAAGATGTACTCTATGGCTATAAGGGGTATGCGGGCTACCGCTTCAATCAGGATGTGTATAACAGTCTGGTGTTGTCGCAGAGAGATTTGCGGTTCTCCGTATCTTACAGCTATGGCGGAACTTCTTCATTTCTTCCCAAGTTCCAAAGGGATCTGATACGCAAGACTTCCCTGACGTCCTCTTCGGGGTATCCTTATGTCATCGAAGTTGCTTTCAGAGGTGAAGAAGTCTTTTTCAACCGTCTTGAAGCCTGGGCAATGATGGGAACAACCAAGTTGTCGCAATTTGAAAGCCAGTTCAGCAGATACCTGAAGGCCGTTTATGCCGGAACAGTGGATTATCCTATTCTATATCAGAATTACCAGCGATTCTATCCGGGAGTACCCGCAAACGAACTGCGTCTTAAAATGGTACTCGACGAGAAGCGTCGTGAGTTTGTGGAAGAAGGACTCAGGTGGTTTGACATTTGTCGTCATAAGTTGAGCGTCACGCATACTGACATAGCGGGGGGCACCCGTATTTTGCAACCCGATGATTCGAGGAAGGTTATTCAGATTCCCGAATCGGCGATTATCTATGGCGACTTGCAGCCTAATGAAAGAAAAAACATTTCCGAACCGGAAGCTCATTTAGTAATTCGTAACTAA
- a CDS encoding SusC/RagA family TonB-linked outer membrane protein yields MSNKISYGLKYLIITLLLFCNAPWTAAQQPARKVTLNLENVSFENCLKAIERQTHYTFLYRKDLINLSKPVSFSCKDEALTAVLDSLLPSQNIAYRIQDLTIVLTPKQVRSKKTPTLIQGNIVDENKEPVIGASIKIKGTTQGTITDIDGNFSFEASLDDKVIISYVGLETIERKIGTKVMNIVMKDDAVSLGDVVVTGYQKINRKMFTGSASKVNADETVLKGNPDVTNSLQGKVAGVQITNVSSTFGASPVLTIRGNSSINGTNKPLWVVDGVILEDLMSVSAEELTSGNLSTLLSSGVAGLNPEDIESFEILKDVSATSLYGAQAMNGVIVITTKQGKKDRLTINYTGSIALKEKPDYRNFNIMNSDDEMSIYKELERKGWIDITTVARSENFGAMGKMFDEITRKNINWGPNGSLNEDFLSAYANSNTDWFNTLFHNSLVNQHSLSISGGGDKTTFYASLSYYTDNGMAVSSDKVNRYTASLRGTFAVSPKLNIGLKLSANIRDQRVPGTKDRNFDTSTGEFTRDFDINPFNYALNTSRSMRAYDSNGNLEFFRRSFADFNILHELRHNFVDLTVKDISTQMDLEYKPLKVLTLKGSFQYRSANTLREHKIHEFSNQAEAYRADYSQAIIDNNRFLFQNPSLPTANPYSILPEGGFYNTNEADLRHTYFRATADYSPKLGLDHVVNFFAGFEVNKVDRKMRLNEGWGYLWDKGGVVVTHPDLTYYLKEQGEVYYDYAEGRDRRISSFINSAYSFKGKYIVNAGFRYDGSNQLGSSREARYLPSWNVSAAWNMHDEAFMKGISEVVNTLKPKISYGYNGIMGPSTSAELAIYAKQTLRPSDNEVYNVIEGLKNKDLTWEKMYELNLGFEAGLFNNRIMMDFAHYRRKSIDLIDYVNTAGIGGQSIKLGNIGNMKSYGFEFAINSVNISTKDFDWKTSLNINFHKSKITKLNNFSRMSTAIANTGTAMLGYPQRGLFSVRFAGLDGEGIPTFYGANNEIVYDMNLQSRNDVDKILKYEGPLEPKGYGGLTNTFRYKDWTLSFGFVYKYGNVIRLDDEFYPFYDDFSSFPKELKNRWIMPGDENRTSVPAILDKRTYDRIEGKYTYQMYNKSTERVAKGDFIRLKDLSIGYRFPKEWLTGTCIHNVNLSFQATNLWLLYSDSKLNGIDPEFYLSGGVSSPVSRMYTFTVNLTF; encoded by the coding sequence ATGAGCAATAAAATATCTTATGGTTTGAAATATCTGATAATAACCTTATTATTGTTCTGCAATGCTCCTTGGACAGCGGCGCAGCAACCTGCCCGGAAGGTGACCTTGAATTTGGAGAACGTATCTTTTGAAAATTGCCTGAAGGCAATAGAGAGACAAACACATTATACTTTCCTGTATAGGAAGGACTTGATAAATTTGTCAAAACCGGTCAGTTTCTCATGTAAGGATGAAGCTTTGACTGCCGTACTGGATAGTTTGCTTCCTTCACAAAATATTGCTTACCGGATTCAGGATCTTACTATCGTACTGACTCCCAAACAGGTAAGAAGCAAAAAGACCCCGACTCTTATACAGGGAAATATTGTCGATGAGAATAAAGAGCCGGTAATAGGTGCTTCTATCAAGATAAAAGGAACTACGCAGGGGACTATTACTGATATTGACGGAAACTTCAGCTTTGAAGCCTCTCTGGATGATAAGGTGATAATCTCTTATGTCGGATTGGAAACAATCGAACGGAAGATTGGCACGAAAGTCATGAATATCGTAATGAAGGATGATGCCGTGAGTCTTGGCGACGTGGTAGTCACAGGCTATCAGAAGATAAATCGCAAAATGTTCACCGGTTCTGCTTCAAAGGTCAATGCGGACGAAACTGTATTAAAGGGAAATCCCGATGTGACCAACTCCTTGCAAGGAAAAGTGGCAGGTGTGCAAATCACTAATGTTTCGAGCACTTTCGGTGCAAGCCCCGTACTTACTATCCGTGGAAACTCTTCTATCAACGGAACTAATAAGCCCCTGTGGGTAGTGGACGGCGTGATTCTGGAAGACTTGATGAGCGTAAGTGCTGAAGAACTGACATCCGGTAATCTTTCTACGTTATTGAGCTCGGGCGTGGCAGGTCTGAATCCCGAAGATATTGAAAGTTTCGAAATCCTGAAAGACGTATCCGCCACTTCTCTGTATGGTGCGCAAGCTATGAATGGAGTGATTGTCATCACTACCAAACAGGGCAAGAAAGACCGGTTGACTATCAACTATACCGGTAGTATCGCCTTGAAAGAGAAACCCGATTACCGTAATTTCAACATTATGAACTCCGATGATGAAATGTCAATCTATAAGGAGTTGGAACGTAAGGGTTGGATTGACATTACTACGGTGGCCCGCAGCGAAAACTTCGGTGCTATGGGGAAAATGTTTGATGAAATAACAAGGAAGAATATCAATTGGGGGCCGAATGGTTCTTTGAACGAAGATTTTCTGTCGGCTTATGCCAACAGTAATACAGACTGGTTCAATACCTTGTTTCATAATTCGCTGGTCAATCAGCATTCACTGAGCATATCCGGTGGTGGGGACAAGACTACTTTCTATGCTTCCCTGAGTTACTATACCGACAATGGAATGGCAGTCTCCTCTGATAAGGTGAACCGCTATACCGCTTCATTGCGCGGAACTTTCGCTGTATCTCCCAAACTGAATATAGGCTTGAAATTGTCTGCCAATATCCGTGACCAGAGAGTACCGGGAACGAAAGACCGTAACTTTGACACCTCTACGGGAGAATTCACCCGCGACTTTGACATCAACCCTTTCAACTATGCGCTCAACACCAGTCGTAGTATGCGTGCGTATGATTCAAACGGGAATCTTGAGTTTTTCCGCCGGAGCTTTGCTGATTTTAATATCTTGCATGAACTTCGTCACAATTTTGTTGACCTCACAGTGAAAGATATATCCACACAAATGGATTTGGAATACAAACCTCTGAAAGTACTGACCCTGAAAGGCTCTTTCCAATACCGTTCGGCAAATACATTGAGAGAACATAAAATCCATGAGTTCTCCAACCAGGCCGAGGCTTACAGGGCTGACTACTCACAAGCTATCATTGACAACAATCGTTTCCTGTTCCAAAATCCTTCTTTGCCTACCGCCAATCCGTATAGCATCCTGCCTGAAGGTGGATTCTACAATACCAATGAAGCGGATTTACGACATACTTACTTCAGAGCAACGGCGGACTACTCGCCGAAGTTAGGCTTGGATCATGTCGTGAATTTCTTTGCCGGATTTGAAGTCAATAAGGTGGACAGAAAAATGAGGCTGAACGAAGGCTGGGGATACCTATGGGATAAGGGCGGTGTCGTTGTGACTCATCCCGACCTGACTTATTATCTGAAAGAACAGGGGGAAGTCTATTATGATTATGCTGAAGGACGGGACAGAAGAATCTCTTCATTCATCAATTCCGCTTATTCCTTCAAAGGCAAATATATTGTAAACGCCGGATTCCGCTATGACGGCTCGAACCAGTTGGGTAGTTCGAGAGAAGCCCGCTACCTGCCTTCGTGGAATGTCAGCGCGGCATGGAATATGCACGATGAAGCCTTTATGAAAGGAATTTCGGAAGTGGTGAATACCCTGAAACCTAAAATCTCTTATGGTTATAACGGTATCATGGGGCCTTCTACTAGTGCGGAACTGGCTATTTATGCCAAACAAACGTTACGTCCTTCCGACAATGAAGTGTACAACGTCATAGAAGGCCTTAAAAACAAAGACCTCACTTGGGAGAAAATGTACGAGCTGAACCTTGGTTTCGAGGCCGGACTTTTCAACAATAGGATTATGATGGACTTTGCACACTATCGTCGTAAATCCATCGACTTGATTGATTATGTCAATACAGCCGGAATTGGCGGTCAGTCTATCAAACTCGGAAATATCGGCAACATGAAATCTTACGGTTTTGAATTTGCCATCAATTCAGTTAACATAAGTACGAAAGACTTTGACTGGAAAACGAGCCTGAACATCAACTTCCATAAGAGTAAGATTACCAAATTAAACAATTTCTCAAGAATGTCCACTGCCATTGCAAATACCGGTACGGCTATGTTGGGTTATCCTCAAAGAGGGTTATTCTCCGTTCGCTTTGCGGGGCTCGATGGTGAAGGTATCCCTACTTTCTACGGGGCAAACAATGAAATCGTTTATGATATGAATCTTCAGTCGCGCAACGATGTCGATAAAATACTGAAGTACGAAGGCCCGTTGGAACCTAAAGGTTATGGTGGCCTGACCAACACTTTCCGTTATAAAGACTGGACATTATCCTTCGGATTTGTTTATAAGTACGGTAATGTCATCCGTCTGGACGATGAGTTTTATCCGTTCTACGACGACTTCTCTTCTTTTCCGAAAGAGCTGAAAAACCGCTGGATTATGCCGGGCGACGAGAACCGGACTTCTGTTCCCGCCATTTTGGATAAACGGACTTATGACCGTATCGAAGGAAAATATACGTATCAAATGTATAACAAGAGCACCGAAAGAGTGGCGAAAGGTGATTTTATCCGTCTCAAAGACCTGAGCATCGGTTACCGATTCCCGAAAGAATGGCTCACAGGCACTTGCATACACAATGTGAACCTGTCGTTCCAGGCAACCAACCTGTGGCTTCTATACTCTGACAGCAAGTTGAACGGCATCGACCCCGAATTTTATCTTTCGGGCGGAGTATCTTCACCGGTATCGCGGATGTATACTTTTACAGTAAACTTAACCTTTTAA
- a CDS encoding Calx-beta domain-containing protein: MKYIIYNLWILMFLFACSESEQVEYSKLSVGFQKSKIDVGENTGILEIPVVLSGANMDMPLQVSVQVSATDGDAVAGVDYELIDTHLAFEVCGQTTLEVKIIDNEEVTNDIKTFTISLKADNPEVKSEISSIKVYIISDDVEKVTMAGHYTLTVQSFFDDSQFSSLPGGVEIVQDLDDSNRYYMKNMVLVAGDNVLPLTLAGDLYFVVGNDGNISIPSQQKIGDYGAGEGFTIGLTSEGDPITDPIKIEKSGDRLVFKVDGFAGAFIDDNDEMGLYYALKNIILEKVNH; this comes from the coding sequence ATGAAGTATATAATATATAATTTGTGGATATTGATGTTTCTGTTTGCCTGTAGCGAATCGGAACAGGTGGAGTATTCAAAGCTCAGTGTCGGCTTTCAGAAAAGCAAGATTGATGTGGGCGAAAATACCGGTATACTTGAGATTCCCGTAGTCTTGTCGGGTGCTAATATGGATATGCCATTGCAAGTATCGGTTCAGGTGTCGGCAACCGATGGGGATGCCGTAGCGGGTGTTGACTATGAACTGATTGATACTCATCTGGCATTTGAAGTATGCGGACAGACTACATTGGAAGTCAAAATAATTGACAACGAAGAGGTGACGAATGACATCAAGACCTTTACGATAAGTCTTAAAGCTGACAATCCGGAAGTGAAATCCGAAATTTCCAGTATAAAAGTTTATATCATTAGTGATGATGTAGAGAAGGTTACCATGGCAGGGCATTACACACTTACAGTCCAAAGTTTTTTTGATGACAGCCAATTCTCATCTCTTCCGGGTGGGGTGGAAATAGTACAGGACTTGGATGACAGCAATAGGTATTACATGAAGAATATGGTCTTGGTTGCCGGAGATAATGTGTTGCCTTTAACACTGGCAGGTGATTTGTATTTTGTTGTTGGTAATGACGGGAATATATCAATACCCAGTCAGCAGAAAATTGGAGATTATGGAGCTGGCGAAGGATTTACCATTGGCCTGACGAGTGAAGGAGATCCAATCACTGACCCTATAAAAATAGAAAAGTCTGGTGACCGACTAGTCTTTAAAGTCGATGGATTTGCAGGTGCGTTCATTGATGATAATGACGAAATGGGTCTTTATTATGCCTTGAAAAATATAATTCTTGAGAAAGTAAACCATTAA
- a CDS encoding substrate import-associated zinc metallohydrolase lipoprotein translates to MKRSILYICCLSLCCFMSCSDDESTNYVPESKELSTDEIDVYFQENFQEKYGSTVRWQWIDKYVDINYIVAPAMRKVLIPTGEMIRRFWIEPFILESKASGEFIRKHFPPEIVCVGSELRNADGTRTLGYADAGVRITLTELNYFDLTNREWVIQQLHTMHHEFSHIIHQTYKMPNGFNKITEDTYTGQAWKDINTNAQAELIEKGISSPTTHEIDSVAQNMAIQRGMLTPYGTSSEFEDFAEFVSLYLLTEPAVFEETYIASDPKRTFLDEGKANIDKKLALVKEYYVSNFSIDLTHLREIILQRLNEINMK, encoded by the coding sequence ATGAAAAGAAGTATATTATATATTTGTTGTTTGTCGCTCTGCTGTTTTATGTCGTGTTCCGATGACGAAAGTACGAACTATGTCCCCGAATCGAAAGAATTATCGACAGATGAAATCGATGTTTATTTTCAGGAGAACTTTCAGGAGAAATATGGCTCTACCGTTCGCTGGCAGTGGATTGATAAATATGTCGATATTAATTATATCGTCGCGCCGGCTATGCGCAAAGTGCTTATCCCGACAGGAGAAATGATTCGCCGTTTCTGGATAGAACCGTTTATTCTTGAATCGAAGGCGAGTGGCGAGTTTATCCGCAAGCATTTCCCGCCGGAGATTGTGTGCGTGGGCTCGGAACTGCGAAATGCCGACGGCACACGTACACTGGGTTATGCCGATGCCGGAGTACGCATTACCCTTACGGAACTGAATTATTTCGACCTGACAAACAGGGAATGGGTGATTCAGCAGTTGCATACCATGCATCATGAATTTTCGCACATCATCCATCAGACCTACAAGATGCCTAACGGTTTCAATAAAATCACCGAGGATACTTATACCGGGCAGGCATGGAAAGATATAAATACAAATGCGCAGGCCGAACTGATAGAAAAGGGCATCAGTTCTCCTACCACCCATGAGATAGATTCCGTAGCCCAAAATATGGCGATTCAGAGAGGAATGCTCACACCTTACGGAACTTCCTCGGAATTTGAGGATTTTGCAGAGTTCGTGTCGCTTTATTTATTGACGGAACCTGCCGTATTTGAGGAAACGTATATCGCGTCAGACCCCAAACGGACTTTCCTGGACGAAGGCAAAGCCAATATCGACAAGAAACTGGCTTTGGTGAAAGAGTATTACGTGAGTAACTTCTCGATAGACCTTACTCACTTGAGAGAAATCATCTTACAAAGGTTGAACGAAATAAACATGAAGTAA
- a CDS encoding BACON domain-containing protein, with amino-acid sequence MRYKILRLASVAFAILLVACHEQSEYLFGADFPLVEISADAENEGNFTPEAQTGYGLLRSNARWKAESLSEWLTCNTVTGEYNDTIYFSISENKGDTRIGQIVVRNTIGEERADTLTVRQQCAVSFIPDGYKIKIESDDLKAPLSGESFAEVKFEVNSPTAWRAFTKVADGWSTVMTKKGETSGSGSLIVTENETVVPRSMYIYVQSVEFPTLKDSILLTQSARPLKLEIISPTNKKIMLDGAESQFIFSVNGDGKWKIEDAPGWVELEKTEYEGNANVFVKVSATGTERTAQLTVRSLVQTDKTDVLTIEQKNIPDGRLKDSLALVAIYQATKGENWKYTWKPELPLSDSNWPGVFFDTIDGELRVVDLSLLDYNMEGSLPNEIGWLTEIIKIKLQRNKLSGPLPASINRLTNLTHLYITSNQFSGEFPDIPNLQKLTWIEMEFNRFTGEFPPVFSLLPKLSTLKMKYNNFDPNTCVPTRFGGWKLSLYINPQRAVYGDAKTDYNLVDCPK; translated from the coding sequence ATGAGATATAAAATTCTAAGATTAGCATCAGTGGCTTTCGCTATTCTATTGGTGGCGTGCCATGAACAAAGTGAATATCTTTTTGGAGCAGACTTCCCTTTGGTAGAGATAAGTGCCGATGCTGAAAATGAGGGTAACTTTACTCCGGAAGCTCAAACCGGTTATGGACTGCTCCGTTCCAACGCGCGTTGGAAAGCGGAGAGCCTGTCCGAATGGCTGACGTGTAATACGGTCACCGGAGAATATAATGATACGATTTATTTTTCCATCTCTGAGAATAAGGGAGATACACGTATTGGTCAGATTGTAGTCCGCAATACGATTGGTGAGGAGAGAGCGGATACATTGACTGTCAGGCAGCAGTGTGCTGTCAGCTTTATCCCTGATGGATATAAAATAAAGATTGAATCGGATGACCTGAAAGCACCTTTGTCCGGTGAATCTTTTGCCGAAGTAAAGTTTGAAGTGAACAGTCCTACCGCTTGGCGTGCATTTACCAAGGTAGCAGACGGATGGAGTACGGTAATGACGAAGAAAGGTGAAACATCGGGAAGCGGTTCGTTGATTGTGACTGAGAATGAAACAGTTGTTCCCCGTTCGATGTATATCTATGTCCAGTCAGTTGAGTTCCCGACACTGAAAGACAGTATTCTGCTTACACAATCCGCTCGTCCGTTGAAGTTGGAGATAATATCGCCTACAAATAAAAAAATCATGCTTGATGGTGCGGAATCACAATTCATATTCTCTGTCAACGGAGACGGAAAGTGGAAGATTGAAGACGCGCCGGGATGGGTTGAGCTGGAAAAAACAGAATATGAGGGTAATGCGAATGTATTTGTGAAAGTATCTGCCACTGGTACGGAACGCACGGCTCAATTGACTGTAAGGTCACTTGTACAAACCGATAAAACAGATGTACTGACCATAGAGCAGAAGAATATTCCTGATGGACGACTGAAAGACAGCTTGGCATTAGTTGCTATTTATCAGGCTACCAAAGGAGAAAACTGGAAATATACCTGGAAACCGGAACTGCCATTGTCTGATTCGAATTGGCCGGGAGTCTTTTTTGATACGATTGACGGTGAACTTCGTGTGGTGGATTTGAGTTTGTTGGATTATAATATGGAAGGAAGTCTGCCTAATGAAATCGGTTGGCTGACTGAAATCATCAAAATCAAGTTGCAACGGAATAAACTTTCAGGGCCGCTTCCTGCCAGCATCAACCGTCTGACAAACTTGACGCATCTTTATATCACCTCTAATCAGTTTAGCGGAGAGTTCCCGGATATTCCGAATCTGCAAAAGTTGACTTGGATAGAAATGGAATTTAATCGTTTCACGGGAGAATTTCCACCTGTATTCTCTTTATTACCCAAATTGTCAACCTTGAAGATGAAGTATAATAATTTCGACCCGAACACTTGTGTTCCTACTCGCTTCGGTGGTTGGAAGCTATCACTGTATATTAATCCGCAACGTGCTGTATATGGTGACGCAAAGACCGATTATAATTTGGTCGATTGTCCTAAGTAA
- a CDS encoding DUF4302 domain-containing protein, with product MKNIIGILLLAAGCYSCSDNEVDSVFDKTPEERIAAVKAEYKNILVEAPHGWKTYFGTSDKLGRWLILMDFDADGKVTMKCDPVDYYYIGGVSIEEPVTYRVDYSQFPELVFESFSQFSAWNEFYVDSDGDGYFDKYASPETQFIFDAYRDGNLYMKGKTNMGVGKKPEEIMTFVFEPASEADWTLNGIADVKKAINYNESKGKYQRLEYKGELLESLFLIDAESRVVLYMSTEIEGSQMQILPFYITPTGFTLVSPLKIKGVGNIRQFDVSQDGTAVTESTHQQLRVVYTDKVPAVQRTPFSIFDKLYLGIEVYHSTGDPIGRNLKKYFDDLRPPYAPMEQHLNVIYFAKNIDKDMGKIPFKYAEELTIIYADSDPSYSSKDLYGDNPTFVRIPVSFETSADRMWIISLKGSVEQAFLDAYPDDAGYARDKAKAALPMLYRLLNERGWGLYAQGLDTNNPTVKVVDEEDVVGSFFTLYPYTQTDVDR from the coding sequence ATGAAAAATATAATAGGTATTTTGTTACTTGCCGCAGGCTGTTACTCTTGTTCGGACAACGAGGTGGACAGCGTGTTCGACAAGACTCCCGAAGAAAGAATCGCGGCTGTGAAAGCAGAATACAAAAATATATTGGTTGAAGCGCCTCACGGTTGGAAAACCTATTTCGGAACCAGTGACAAATTGGGACGCTGGCTGATTCTCATGGATTTTGATGCCGATGGCAAGGTCACGATGAAATGTGATCCGGTCGACTATTATTATATAGGTGGTGTCAGTATTGAAGAGCCTGTGACGTATCGGGTCGATTACTCGCAGTTTCCCGAACTTGTATTCGAGTCTTTTTCGCAGTTCTCGGCTTGGAATGAGTTTTATGTAGATAGTGACGGTGACGGATATTTCGATAAATACGCCAGTCCCGAAACCCAGTTTATTTTTGATGCCTATCGGGATGGTAATCTCTATATGAAAGGAAAGACGAATATGGGAGTAGGAAAGAAACCGGAAGAGATAATGACTTTTGTTTTTGAACCGGCTTCGGAAGCGGACTGGACTCTCAATGGCATAGCCGACGTGAAGAAAGCGATAAACTACAACGAAAGTAAAGGTAAATATCAACGTTTGGAGTACAAAGGGGAGTTATTGGAAAGCCTGTTCCTTATCGACGCGGAATCGAGAGTGGTACTCTATATGTCAACGGAAATTGAGGGCAGCCAAATGCAGATTCTTCCTTTTTATATCACTCCGACGGGCTTTACACTCGTTTCGCCATTGAAGATAAAAGGCGTCGGGAATATACGGCAATTTGACGTGAGTCAGGATGGAACTGCCGTCACAGAGTCTACCCATCAGCAACTCCGCGTGGTATATACAGACAAAGTGCCGGCCGTGCAGCGGACTCCTTTCAGCATATTCGATAAACTTTATCTCGGTATTGAAGTCTACCACTCTACCGGTGACCCGATAGGACGCAACCTCAAAAAGTACTTCGATGACTTGCGACCGCCATATGCACCGATGGAACAGCACCTGAATGTGATTTACTTCGCTAAAAATATTGATAAGGATATGGGTAAGATTCCATTCAAATATGCGGAAGAGTTGACTATCATCTATGCCGACTCCGATCCAAGTTACTCGAGCAAGGACTTGTATGGCGACAATCCTACCTTTGTGCGCATCCCTGTTTCATTTGAAACATCTGCTGACAGAATGTGGATTATTTCATTGAAAGGCTCTGTTGAACAAGCGTTCCTGGACGCTTACCCCGATGATGCCGGGTATGCCAGAGACAAAGCGAAAGCAGCTCTACCTATGCTGTACAGATTGCTGAACGAGCGGGGATGGGGATTGTATGCGCAAGGTCTGGATACTAACAATCCAACCGTGAAAGTCGTTGACGAGGAAGATGTAGTGGGAAGTTTCTTTACTCTCTATCCGTATACGCAGACAGATGTAGATAGATAA